From one Rhodopirellula islandica genomic stretch:
- the polA gene encoding DNA polymerase I yields MAKSRPRPKQNDDDQMLFSGFDEAPAAAASAANQVAESTPDATASAPGPSDTPAAERDPNKLSATRGFTPSPNAETVPSVAGKGVTPLPTHAARQSHAPTSSEAAPLDASHSGPRADRETQEERKQRHDAVRIADDALPAVLQRPIPETTDDPVPDLTGKLVVVVDAHSLIYQVFHALPPMTSTGGLPVSAVYGFVGDMLELLSRKNPDFLIAAFDKSEVTFRNELYPEYKANRDSMPDELRQQIPLIRQAIDAMGIGIIEQGGFEADDLLATVAAKVEDAGGRCLIVTSDKDCRQLISEQTKIYNIRKDQEIDAAELQELWGIRPDQVVDYQALVGDPVDNVPGISLIGPKIAQQLLEKHGTLEEILNNAKSISGKKRKENLMNGREAAMMSRELVELKRDVESPIPWNRCVRSAADLERVDALLQEFGFRRLRGRAAELLGGEAPVEEPPPAWESRYQTITNESELNALAQELAKQTVLAIDTETTSTQARGCDLVGISIAWQSGEAAYIPVRAPAGDPTIEQSVVIETLREVFESSTIEKVGHNLKFDMIVLRSAGVQLGGITLDTMVADYLLNSGGRNHGLDDLAKRKLNHDNLSIKELIGTGKKQITMDQVPVDDVSPYACEDVDVPIRVAPTLRDELTESGLDGLFDEVEMPLIDVLAEMEFNGIHVDAGTLAQMSERFEKEIADLRALVFSSAGHEFNLDSPKQLGVVLFEELGLPVIKKTKTGVSTDADVLSQLAVNHEIAQHILQYRQATKLKNTYIDALPQLICEKTGRVHTSFRQDVAATGRLSSSEPNLQNIPIRTEQGKAIRAAFTAGQEGWSLLGADYSQIELRVLAHYSGDEALISAYRDDADIHTRVAAEVNGIEESEVTSDLRRIAKTINFGIVYGQSPFGLAKTLGISNDEARDYIELYFQRYAGVEAFMMDTLARCRNEGYVTTMLGRRREIKGVRDLANLPESKRRSLTEPERIAINMPIQGTAADLIKLAMLRVHEQLKQSDLQARLLLQIHDELLLESPDEELDALSDLIRESMTSVMELDVPLKVDVAHGRTWADC; encoded by the coding sequence ATGGCCAAATCTCGACCCCGCCCCAAACAGAACGACGACGACCAAATGCTGTTCAGCGGGTTCGACGAGGCCCCCGCAGCGGCCGCTTCCGCTGCCAACCAAGTCGCCGAATCCACGCCAGACGCGACAGCATCGGCCCCCGGCCCGAGCGACACCCCCGCCGCAGAGCGTGACCCGAACAAACTGTCCGCCACCCGCGGGTTCACCCCCAGCCCCAACGCCGAGACCGTTCCGTCCGTCGCGGGCAAAGGCGTGACGCCGCTGCCAACCCACGCCGCCCGGCAATCCCACGCACCGACTTCCTCCGAAGCTGCGCCCCTGGACGCTTCTCACTCGGGCCCGCGAGCCGATCGCGAAACACAGGAGGAACGCAAGCAACGGCACGACGCGGTTCGAATCGCCGACGATGCCTTGCCCGCTGTGCTGCAACGCCCCATCCCGGAAACCACCGACGATCCGGTCCCCGACCTGACCGGCAAACTCGTCGTCGTCGTCGACGCTCACTCGTTGATCTACCAGGTCTTCCACGCCTTGCCGCCGATGACCAGCACCGGAGGGCTGCCTGTCTCCGCCGTTTATGGCTTCGTCGGCGACATGCTGGAATTGCTCTCACGCAAGAACCCGGACTTCTTGATCGCCGCGTTCGACAAAAGCGAGGTCACGTTTCGAAACGAGCTGTATCCCGAATACAAAGCCAACCGGGACTCGATGCCCGATGAACTTCGCCAACAAATCCCTCTGATCCGACAAGCCATCGACGCGATGGGCATCGGCATCATCGAACAGGGCGGCTTCGAAGCCGACGATCTGCTGGCCACCGTCGCTGCGAAAGTCGAAGACGCCGGCGGCCGCTGCCTGATTGTCACCAGCGACAAAGATTGCCGGCAACTGATCAGCGAACAAACCAAGATCTACAACATCCGCAAGGACCAAGAGATCGACGCCGCCGAACTGCAAGAACTGTGGGGCATCCGGCCCGACCAAGTCGTCGATTACCAGGCCCTCGTCGGCGACCCAGTCGACAACGTTCCCGGCATCTCCCTGATCGGCCCCAAGATCGCCCAGCAACTGCTGGAAAAGCATGGCACCCTGGAAGAGATTCTTAACAACGCCAAGTCGATCTCGGGAAAGAAACGCAAAGAGAACCTGATGAACGGCCGCGAGGCGGCGATGATGTCACGTGAACTGGTCGAACTCAAACGCGATGTCGAATCACCGATCCCCTGGAACCGCTGCGTCCGCTCCGCCGCCGACCTCGAACGCGTCGACGCGTTGCTGCAAGAGTTCGGCTTTCGTCGCCTCCGCGGTCGCGCCGCAGAATTGCTCGGCGGGGAAGCCCCGGTGGAAGAACCACCACCGGCCTGGGAATCTCGCTACCAAACCATCACCAACGAAAGCGAACTGAACGCCCTGGCCCAAGAACTCGCCAAGCAAACCGTCCTCGCCATCGACACGGAAACGACCAGCACCCAAGCCCGAGGCTGCGACTTGGTCGGCATCTCGATCGCGTGGCAATCCGGCGAAGCCGCCTACATTCCCGTCCGCGCCCCCGCCGGAGATCCAACCATCGAGCAGTCCGTGGTGATCGAAACCCTCCGCGAGGTCTTCGAATCCTCCACGATCGAGAAGGTCGGCCACAACCTGAAGTTCGACATGATCGTGCTGCGTTCCGCCGGCGTGCAGCTCGGCGGCATCACACTCGACACGATGGTCGCCGACTACCTGCTCAATTCCGGAGGCCGCAACCATGGGCTGGACGACCTCGCCAAACGCAAACTCAATCACGACAACCTCTCCATCAAAGAACTGATCGGGACGGGCAAGAAACAAATCACGATGGACCAAGTCCCCGTCGACGACGTTTCCCCCTATGCCTGCGAAGACGTCGACGTGCCCATTCGAGTCGCCCCCACGCTCCGCGACGAATTGACCGAGTCCGGTTTGGATGGCTTGTTCGATGAAGTCGAAATGCCGCTGATCGATGTGCTGGCCGAAATGGAATTCAACGGCATCCATGTCGACGCGGGCACGCTGGCCCAAATGAGCGAGCGATTCGAAAAGGAAATCGCGGACCTGCGAGCACTCGTGTTCTCCTCCGCCGGACACGAGTTCAACCTCGACAGCCCCAAGCAACTCGGCGTGGTCCTGTTCGAAGAACTCGGCCTGCCGGTGATCAAGAAAACCAAGACCGGGGTCAGCACCGATGCCGACGTGCTCAGCCAATTGGCGGTCAACCACGAGATCGCTCAGCACATCCTGCAGTACCGCCAAGCGACCAAGCTCAAGAACACCTACATCGATGCCCTGCCGCAATTGATCTGCGAAAAAACCGGGCGCGTCCACACGTCTTTCCGGCAAGACGTCGCGGCCACGGGCCGACTCAGCAGCAGCGAACCGAACCTGCAAAACATTCCGATTCGAACCGAGCAAGGCAAAGCGATCCGGGCCGCGTTCACCGCCGGTCAAGAAGGCTGGTCGCTACTCGGCGCCGATTACTCGCAAATTGAACTGCGAGTCCTCGCGCACTACAGCGGTGACGAAGCCTTGATCAGTGCCTACCGCGACGACGCCGACATCCACACGCGAGTCGCCGCCGAAGTCAACGGCATCGAAGAATCGGAAGTGACCAGCGACCTGCGGCGGATCGCCAAGACCATCAACTTCGGAATCGTGTACGGGCAAAGCCCGTTTGGGTTGGCCAAGACACTCGGCATCAGCAACGACGAAGCACGGGATTACATCGAGTTGTACTTCCAGCGCTACGCGGGTGTCGAAGCGTTCATGATGGACACCCTGGCCCGCTGCCGAAACGAAGGCTACGTGACAACCATGTTGGGTCGTCGGCGAGAGATCAAAGGCGTTCGCGACCTCGCCAACCTGCCCGAATCGAAACGCCGCAGCCTCACGGAACCGGAACGCATTGCGATCAACATGCCGATTCAAGGCACCGCAGCGGACCTGATCAAACTGGCCATGCTGCGAGTCCACGAGCAATTGAAACAGAGCGACTTGCAAGCCCGTCTGCTGCTGCAGATCCACGACGAACTGCTGCTCGAATCCCCCGACGAAGAACTGGACGCCCTGTCCGATTTGATTCGCGAATCGATGACCAGCGTGATGGAACTGGACGTGCCCCTGAAAGTCGACGTCGCCCACGGCCGAACCTGGGCCGATTGTTAG
- a CDS encoding 3-oxoacyl-ACP synthase III has protein sequence MHFPDVALASIGVTIPQAQWTSEQIEKDLQPLYSRLKLPEGRLAMMSGIESRRVWEPGTVPSGPSIQSGRHAIDAASIAPDQIGALIHASVCRDFLEPATASRVHHELGLSPNCWVYDVSNACLGVLNGAVQIATMIQSGMISAGIVVGTENSRPLMEATIASLNADTQLTRKTVKPAFASLTIGSGSCAWLLTHHDLHPNATTLEHGIARAHTAHHALCRSDQDTAGAGMQPLMETDSETLMAEGIATGVAALDDLLQQSGWSRDQINRSICHQVGSRHRVGMLEAMQLPVDRDSVTFPALGNTGSVALPLTVAAAAATGDLSPQDHTAMLGIGSGINSVMIGAKWGETAIAGDWAGLLDELAPSRLAASAH, from the coding sequence GTGCATTTTCCTGACGTCGCGTTGGCTTCCATCGGAGTCACCATCCCCCAGGCCCAGTGGACCAGCGAACAGATCGAAAAGGATCTGCAGCCGCTGTATTCCCGTCTGAAGCTGCCCGAGGGCCGATTGGCGATGATGAGCGGCATCGAAAGCCGGCGAGTCTGGGAGCCCGGCACGGTCCCCAGCGGCCCCAGCATCCAAAGCGGCCGGCACGCGATCGACGCCGCCTCCATCGCCCCCGACCAGATCGGAGCCTTGATTCACGCCAGTGTCTGCCGGGACTTCCTCGAACCCGCCACCGCCTCCCGAGTGCACCACGAACTGGGATTGTCTCCCAACTGCTGGGTCTACGACGTTTCCAACGCCTGCTTGGGTGTTCTCAATGGCGCGGTCCAGATCGCCACGATGATTCAGTCGGGGATGATCTCGGCCGGCATCGTGGTGGGCACCGAAAACAGCCGCCCCCTGATGGAAGCGACCATCGCTTCCTTGAACGCGGACACTCAACTGACGCGTAAAACGGTCAAGCCCGCGTTTGCATCGCTGACCATCGGTTCGGGCAGCTGCGCCTGGTTGCTGACCCATCACGACCTGCACCCCAACGCCACGACCCTGGAACACGGGATCGCTCGCGCCCACACCGCCCACCACGCTCTCTGCCGCAGCGACCAAGACACCGCGGGAGCGGGGATGCAGCCGTTGATGGAAACCGACTCGGAAACCTTGATGGCCGAGGGCATCGCGACCGGCGTCGCTGCCCTGGACGATCTGCTGCAGCAATCCGGCTGGTCCCGCGACCAAATCAACCGCTCCATCTGTCACCAGGTCGGCTCCCGGCACCGAGTCGGAATGCTGGAAGCCATGCAGCTGCCCGTCGATCGAGACAGCGTGACGTTCCCAGCCCTCGGGAACACGGGTTCGGTCGCCTTGCCTCTGACAGTGGCTGCCGCGGCGGCCACCGGTGATCTGTCCCCCCAAGACCACACCGCAATGCTCGGCATCGGATCGGGGATCAACAGCGTGATGATCGGAGCCAAGTGGGGCGAAACCGCGATCGCAGGCGACTGGGCAGGCTTGCTCGACGAATTGGCCCCCTCACGCTTGGCCGCATCCGCCCATTGA
- a CDS encoding gamma-glutamyl-gamma-aminobutyrate hydrolase family protein has translation MTRKPLIGLNADFRAAARSTPAFAYIAAGYYEAIIKAGGIPVLVPPQADEESVARVLDAVEGFLFIGGGDLDPRNDGFMLHPSVRPMSAGREDSDRMLMAEIAERRMPVFGIGVGMQLINVQQGGNLFLHIKEDLPEAVPHFDGQDVNHRHTLNVESDSLIGRVYGDGEIRVTSRHHMAIDEVAPGFRVTARCPDGVIEAIESEMIDWFALGTQFHPESEAASALDIRIFEEFVDAVRERNQESPAKEGDEAYRLVA, from the coding sequence ATGACGCGCAAGCCCCTGATTGGTTTGAACGCCGATTTCCGTGCCGCCGCCCGCAGCACCCCCGCGTTTGCTTACATCGCCGCCGGATACTACGAAGCAATTATCAAAGCTGGTGGTATCCCGGTCTTGGTTCCCCCACAAGCCGATGAAGAATCGGTGGCCCGAGTTTTAGACGCAGTCGAAGGATTTTTGTTCATCGGCGGTGGCGACCTGGATCCTCGCAACGACGGATTCATGCTTCACCCAAGCGTTCGTCCGATGAGTGCGGGACGCGAAGACAGCGACCGCATGTTGATGGCCGAAATCGCTGAACGCCGGATGCCTGTCTTCGGAATTGGCGTCGGCATGCAGTTGATCAACGTCCAGCAGGGCGGCAACCTGTTCTTGCACATCAAAGAAGATTTGCCGGAAGCGGTGCCTCACTTTGACGGTCAAGACGTCAATCACCGCCACACACTGAATGTCGAAAGCGATTCGTTAATCGGACGCGTTTACGGCGACGGCGAAATTCGCGTGACCAGTCGTCACCACATGGCGATCGATGAAGTTGCCCCTGGGTTCCGCGTCACCGCACGCTGCCCCGATGGCGTGATCGAAGCCATCGAAAGCGAAATGATCGACTGGTTCGCTTTAGGAACGCAGTTCCACCCCGAATCCGAGGCTGCTTCGGCATTGGACATTCGGATCTTCGAGGAGTTCGTCGACGCTGTTCGCGAACGCAACCAAGAGTCTCCTGCGAAAGAGGGCGACGAAGCCTACCGTTTGGTTGCTTGA
- a CDS encoding transposase produces the protein MQTLHTRLGTIRFERWYFQTSDAWYHGLAPLDVRLGVVDVRRGFTSGRLSPALADAVGRLAAEMPQQAAIEQIAERFDVKMSVDAYRRNVDNIHRLTSEHSDEQAIEQLILWTAAANQSQGERCVLLQLGRDGVHVPLRPGWKESGCATLSLFDRKGRRLGTIYLGEAPRKDQLFLTRRLDRILKAYFTRLPCEVPVLRYVTDAGALPQSYFKNTLAQMKHPVSGEPLSWSWGVDFFHACEYLTKLGDGLFGSDTNEAHRWAEESRRILRHQDDGVSAVIRRAAQQERRHGLKGKRADFDSGLGYLKKYRPHMDYQQRRAAGEPIGSGITEAGCKVIFNQRFKQSGMRWKRDSMQAIIDLRATHRSGLWKGVWRKILFPEHQLPPINRLLGSKKSLAA, from the coding sequence TTGCAAACCCTTCATACCCGTTTGGGAACGATCCGCTTTGAGCGATGGTATTTTCAAACTTCCGATGCCTGGTATCACGGACTCGCTCCGCTGGACGTTCGCTTGGGCGTAGTCGATGTTCGTCGCGGTTTCACCTCGGGACGACTCTCTCCAGCACTGGCTGATGCGGTGGGGCGGTTGGCCGCTGAAATGCCTCAGCAAGCAGCCATCGAACAGATCGCTGAGCGGTTCGACGTCAAAATGTCCGTCGATGCCTATCGTCGCAACGTCGATAACATTCATCGGCTCACCAGTGAGCACAGCGACGAACAGGCCATCGAGCAGCTGATCCTGTGGACTGCCGCAGCCAACCAAAGCCAAGGGGAACGGTGTGTTTTGCTGCAATTGGGGCGTGACGGGGTTCACGTGCCGCTTAGACCGGGATGGAAAGAGTCGGGCTGCGCGACGCTCAGTCTCTTTGATCGCAAAGGGCGGCGACTGGGAACGATCTACCTTGGCGAGGCACCACGCAAAGACCAGTTGTTCCTCACGCGTCGGCTCGATCGGATTCTCAAAGCGTACTTCACGCGATTGCCGTGCGAGGTCCCGGTGCTGCGTTACGTGACGGACGCTGGAGCGCTTCCGCAGAGCTACTTCAAGAACACGCTTGCTCAGATGAAGCATCCGGTCAGTGGCGAGCCGCTGTCGTGGAGCTGGGGTGTCGACTTCTTTCATGCTTGCGAGTATCTGACGAAACTCGGCGATGGTCTGTTTGGCAGCGACACCAACGAAGCTCATCGCTGGGCCGAGGAGAGTAGGCGGATTCTTCGTCATCAAGACGATGGCGTCAGCGCGGTGATTCGGCGAGCAGCTCAGCAGGAGCGGCGTCATGGTTTAAAGGGCAAACGTGCGGACTTCGACAGCGGCCTTGGTTACCTGAAGAAGTATCGCCCGCACATGGACTACCAACAGAGGCGTGCTGCCGGCGAGCCGATCGGTAGCGGCATTACCGAGGCGGGATGCAAGGTCATTTTCAATCAACGGTTTAAGCAATCCGGGATGCGTTGGAAGCGTGACTCAATGCAAGCAATCATCGATCTTCGAGCCACCCATCGAAGTGGGTTGTGGAAAGGCGTTTGGCGGAAAATTCTATTCCCCGAGCACCAGCTGCCACCGATAAACAGATTGCTTGGCTCAAAGAAGTCGCTGGCAGCTTAG
- the rplS gene encoding 50S ribosomal protein L19, with protein MNNAIMDMVDKANQKEEAPKFEIGDTVDVHSKILEGNKERVQVFTGVVIGRSGQGSREMFTVRRIVAGEGVERKFPVHSPRIEKVEVKRSGVTRRAKLYFLRDRVGKAVRLKERRRV; from the coding sequence ATGAACAACGCCATCATGGACATGGTCGACAAGGCCAACCAAAAAGAAGAGGCTCCCAAGTTTGAAATCGGCGACACCGTCGACGTGCACTCCAAGATCTTGGAAGGCAACAAAGAGCGAGTCCAAGTTTTCACCGGCGTCGTGATCGGCCGCAGTGGCCAAGGTTCCCGAGAAATGTTCACCGTCCGCCGCATCGTGGCTGGGGAAGGCGTGGAGCGTAAATTCCCGGTTCACAGCCCCCGCATCGAAAAAGTCGAAGTCAAACGCAGCGGTGTCACCCGTCGCGCCAAACTGTACTTCCTTCGCGATCGCGTCGGCAAAGCCGTTCGCTTGAAAGAACGTCGCCGCGTTTGA
- the trmD gene encoding tRNA (guanosine(37)-N1)-methyltransferase TrmD → MRFDVVTLFPAIFDGYLTQSLLDKAIARGLVEIQRHNLRDWAEDTPHRKVDDRPFGGGPGMLLQVEPTVNCVRDVDAMAAVPARKILLTPQGRRLDQRLAEDLATSDRILLMCGRYEGFDQRVLDILQPEEISIGDFVLNGGEVAAMTIIDAVVRLLPGVLGDEQSSLDDSFSRGNRMLEFPQYTRPREFEGHTVPDVLLSGDHAAIAAWRAEQSWAKTIDRRRDLLPEHSEPNNEHPNKLS, encoded by the coding sequence GTGAGATTCGACGTTGTCACCCTGTTTCCGGCCATCTTTGACGGTTATCTGACCCAAAGCTTGCTGGACAAGGCGATTGCTCGTGGTTTGGTAGAGATTCAGCGACACAACCTCCGCGATTGGGCCGAAGACACCCCTCATCGCAAAGTCGATGACCGCCCTTTTGGCGGCGGCCCTGGAATGCTGTTGCAAGTCGAACCGACCGTGAATTGCGTTCGGGACGTGGACGCCATGGCCGCTGTCCCGGCTCGAAAGATTTTGTTGACCCCGCAAGGTCGACGGCTCGACCAACGGTTGGCCGAAGACCTCGCCACCAGCGACCGCATCCTGTTGATGTGTGGTCGTTACGAAGGATTCGATCAACGCGTGTTGGATATCCTCCAACCCGAAGAGATCAGCATTGGCGACTTTGTCCTCAACGGGGGCGAGGTGGCCGCGATGACCATCATCGACGCTGTCGTCCGGTTGCTGCCTGGCGTGCTCGGTGATGAACAAAGCAGCCTGGATGATTCGTTCAGCCGAGGTAATCGGATGCTCGAGTTCCCCCAGTACACCCGGCCCCGTGAATTCGAAGGCCACACCGTCCCCGATGTTCTGCTCAGCGGCGATCATGCCGCGATCGCCGCCTGGCGAGCCGAACAAAGCTGGGCGAAAACGATTGACCGTCGCCGCGATTTGCTGCCCGAGCATTCCGAACCAAACAACGAACACCCCAACAAACTCTCCTGA
- the rpsP gene encoding 30S ribosomal protein S16 — protein sequence MKKMGRTHRPFFRVCAVDQRNPRDGRVIEELGTYDPMCPETDARTTLKADRVDYWIGVGAQPSDKVAVLIKKYGTEGSHLEAQKAAVERLGRRKDYTPPPEAPAPKAAPVAEAPAEEAPAEEPAAEASTDDAPAAEATTE from the coding sequence ATGAAAAAGATGGGACGCACGCACCGTCCTTTCTTTCGTGTTTGTGCAGTGGATCAACGCAACCCACGTGATGGTCGTGTGATCGAAGAACTCGGCACCTACGATCCAATGTGCCCCGAAACCGACGCCCGCACCACACTGAAGGCCGATCGGGTCGACTACTGGATTGGCGTTGGCGCTCAACCCAGCGACAAAGTGGCTGTGCTGATCAAAAAGTACGGCACCGAAGGTTCGCACCTGGAAGCCCAAAAGGCAGCCGTCGAGCGACTCGGACGCCGCAAAGATTACACCCCACCACCAGAAGCTCCCGCTCCCAAGGCTGCTCCCGTGGCAGAAGCCCCTGCGGAAGAAGCTCCCGCAGAAGAACCTGCTGCTGAAGCCTCGACCGACGATGCTCCTGCTGCAGAAGCCACGACGGAGTGA
- the ffh gene encoding signal recognition particle protein, whose protein sequence is MFDSLSDGLQSAFKSLSGKGKLTEGNMRDGLKIVEQSLLEADVSYSVVQDFMGHVSEKALGKRVLLSLRPQEELVRIVYDELVETLGPVDSALNLKADGPTIIMLCGLQGSGKTTTCGKLTKLLQEQNITPLLVAADLQRPAAIEQLKVIGSQLGVPVHAETDHKDPVKVCQTGVEMARRDGNRVVILDTAGRLAIDAELMAELKKIDRKVGPDQVYLVVDGMTGQDAVNSAGAFNDALELDGVVMTKLDGDARGGALLSVKQVTGVPIKFMGTGEHFDALEPFRPEGMASRILQMGDIVAAAREAHRIVDEDEREELEAKMASGDFSLDDFKNMMQKVAQPGLMGRMMGLMPGMGQFKEAMESEAAGGQLRQIIGAINSMTPAERKNPKLIDATRRTRIAKGAGVQSPVITQLIKQFDVMKPMMQAMSGKGSGDRMAMMRQIQANAMSGDPRLGGLKTKQSTGKRLSPAEKAQQRKERDKLKRKLKRKKR, encoded by the coding sequence GTGTTCGATTCACTCTCCGACGGTCTGCAATCCGCTTTCAAAAGTTTGTCTGGCAAAGGCAAACTGACCGAAGGCAATATGCGCGATGGTCTCAAGATCGTGGAGCAATCGCTGCTCGAGGCGGACGTCAGCTACAGCGTCGTCCAGGACTTCATGGGGCATGTCTCCGAAAAAGCCCTCGGAAAACGCGTTCTCCTGTCGCTGCGGCCGCAAGAAGAGCTGGTTCGCATCGTCTACGACGAGCTGGTCGAAACCCTCGGCCCAGTCGATTCCGCCCTGAATTTGAAAGCCGATGGTCCCACGATCATCATGCTGTGCGGGCTGCAAGGAAGCGGGAAAACGACCACCTGCGGCAAGCTGACCAAGCTGCTGCAAGAACAAAACATCACTCCCTTGCTGGTCGCGGCTGACTTGCAACGCCCCGCCGCCATCGAACAACTCAAGGTCATTGGGTCGCAACTCGGCGTCCCCGTTCACGCTGAAACGGACCACAAAGACCCGGTCAAGGTCTGTCAAACCGGTGTCGAAATGGCCCGCCGCGACGGCAATCGCGTGGTCATCTTGGACACCGCAGGACGTTTGGCGATCGACGCCGAACTGATGGCCGAGCTGAAGAAAATCGACCGCAAAGTCGGCCCCGATCAGGTTTACTTGGTCGTCGACGGCATGACGGGTCAAGACGCAGTCAACAGTGCCGGTGCGTTCAACGACGCGTTGGAACTGGACGGCGTCGTGATGACCAAGCTGGACGGCGACGCTCGTGGCGGAGCCTTGCTGTCCGTCAAGCAAGTCACCGGCGTACCGATCAAATTCATGGGCACGGGCGAGCACTTCGATGCTCTGGAACCCTTCCGCCCTGAAGGCATGGCCAGCCGTATTTTGCAGATGGGCGACATCGTCGCCGCGGCTCGCGAAGCACACCGAATCGTGGACGAAGACGAACGAGAAGAGCTGGAGGCCAAAATGGCCAGCGGCGACTTCTCGCTCGACGACTTCAAGAACATGATGCAGAAAGTCGCCCAGCCCGGGCTGATGGGACGCATGATGGGGCTGATGCCTGGCATGGGCCAATTCAAAGAAGCGATGGAATCGGAAGCGGCCGGCGGCCAACTTCGACAAATTATCGGGGCAATCAATTCGATGACCCCCGCGGAACGCAAAAACCCTAAGCTGATCGATGCGACTCGTCGCACGCGAATCGCGAAGGGTGCTGGCGTCCAATCGCCAGTCATCACGCAATTGATCAAACAATTCGATGTGATGAAGCCGATGATGCAAGCGATGTCCGGCAAGGGCAGCGGCGATCGGATGGCGATGATGCGTCAAATTCAAGCCAACGCAATGTCGGGCGACCCCCGCTTGGGTGGCTTGAAAACAAAGCAGAGCACGGGGAAACGACTCTCCCCAGCCGAAAAGGCTCAGCAACGCAAAGAACGCGACAAGCTGAAACGAAAACTCAAACGAAAAAAACGCTGA
- a CDS encoding glycosyltransferase family 2 protein: MKPWLTALPVYNEAQYVDEVLENVLQHANQILVVDDGSTDGTPERLDAWAKRLPESVAVVHHPQNRGYGAALQTVFAHTIQEGYEGVVTLDCDGQHQPCRIPEFIEAGQHADIVSGSRYLKVFEGDDAPPQERMFINRRITADINRRLGFSLTDAFCGFKAYRTEGLRALKITDDGYAMPLQLWVEAAAAGLQVTELPVPLIYLDLERSFGGSLDHAETRLNYYNQVLDDAIDLACREGRFQPSEGKNGQADSPCSEKSKRAAS; this comes from the coding sequence ATGAAACCTTGGCTGACCGCACTTCCCGTTTACAACGAAGCTCAATACGTCGACGAAGTCCTCGAAAACGTGCTCCAGCACGCGAACCAAATCCTGGTGGTCGACGACGGCAGCACGGACGGAACTCCCGAACGACTGGACGCCTGGGCCAAACGCCTGCCTGAATCGGTCGCGGTCGTGCACCATCCCCAAAACCGGGGCTACGGCGCCGCACTGCAAACTGTCTTCGCCCACACCATCCAAGAGGGCTACGAAGGCGTTGTCACGCTGGACTGCGACGGGCAACACCAACCTTGCCGGATCCCAGAGTTCATCGAGGCTGGCCAGCATGCGGACATTGTCTCTGGCAGTCGCTACTTGAAAGTTTTCGAGGGCGACGACGCACCTCCCCAAGAACGGATGTTCATCAACCGCCGGATCACAGCGGACATCAACCGCCGACTCGGCTTCTCACTGACCGACGCGTTCTGCGGCTTCAAGGCTTACCGAACCGAAGGCCTGCGAGCGCTCAAAATCACCGACGACGGCTACGCGATGCCACTTCAACTGTGGGTCGAAGCCGCAGCGGCAGGACTGCAGGTCACGGAACTGCCTGTCCCGCTGATCTACTTGGATCTCGAACGCTCCTTCGGCGGTTCGCTGGATCACGCGGAAACCCGCCTGAATTACTACAACCAAGTCCTCGATGACGCGATCGACCTGGCGTGCCGCGAAGGTCGATTCCAACCCAGCGAAGGAAAAAACGGGCAAGCCGACTCGCCATGCAGCGAGAAATCCAAGCGAGCCGCCAGCTGA
- the rplA gene encoding 50S ribosomal protein L1 translates to MGKKSKRYRAALEKQPKEMLPLGKAVEVLKTYDATKFDQTVEVHMRLGVDPNQADQIIRGSLVLPHGIGKTQRVVVFAKGDAAKAAEEAGADEVGQEDMAKKIKDGWTDFDVCIAAPDMMGLVGPLGRVLGPRGLMPSPRAGTVTPDVGRVVSEYKAGKVEFRNDKGGNVHAMVGKMSFDASKLEENITSFVDFIAAMKPQSIKGTYIKGVAICATMTPSVRVTT, encoded by the coding sequence ATGGGAAAGAAATCCAAGCGGTATCGTGCCGCCCTCGAAAAACAGCCCAAGGAAATGCTTCCGTTGGGCAAGGCCGTCGAGGTATTGAAAACATACGACGCCACGAAGTTCGACCAAACCGTCGAAGTTCACATGCGTTTGGGCGTTGATCCAAACCAGGCTGACCAAATCATCCGCGGTTCGCTCGTGTTGCCACACGGCATCGGCAAGACCCAACGCGTGGTTGTGTTCGCCAAGGGCGACGCAGCCAAAGCGGCTGAAGAAGCTGGTGCGGATGAAGTCGGTCAAGAAGACATGGCCAAGAAGATCAAAGACGGCTGGACAGACTTCGACGTCTGCATCGCCGCCCCCGACATGATGGGATTGGTCGGACCTTTGGGTCGTGTGCTTGGTCCTCGTGGTTTGATGCCTAGCCCTCGTGCTGGAACCGTTACCCCTGACGTCGGTCGAGTCGTCAGCGAGTACAAGGCTGGTAAGGTCGAGTTCCGGAACGACAAGGGTGGCAATGTTCACGCGATGGTCGGCAAGATGAGCTTCGACGCCAGCAAGCTCGAAGAAAACATCACGTCGTTCGTGGACTTCATCGCTGCCATGAAGCCTCAGTCCATCAAGGGCACGTACATCAAAGGCGTGGCGATCTGTGCGACGATGACGCCTAGCGTTCGCGTTACCACCTAG